In Bacteroidota bacterium, the following proteins share a genomic window:
- a CDS encoding HD domain-containing protein produces the protein MDLIKATDFVVNKLKNNLDSRLYYHNVNHTLDVVSSAKKIAKTENINDYETSILLVAALFHDTGFMFAYKGHEKESVKFAEDNLPKFGYSEKDISKISKLILATEITTQPTTKLEKIICDADLYYLGRSDFSEISNNLFKEWKAYNFVDTQKEWYKLQIVFFNNHFYHIPSVNKLHEIQKQANFLKIENYYNTIK, from the coding sequence ATGGATTTAATAAAAGCTACAGATTTTGTTGTTAACAAACTCAAAAATAATCTTGACTCCAGATTATATTATCATAATGTAAATCATACACTTGATGTTGTTAGTTCTGCAAAAAAAATTGCCAAAACAGAAAATATAAACGATTACGAAACCTCAATTTTATTAGTAGCTGCACTTTTTCACGATACGGGTTTTATGTTTGCCTATAAAGGGCACGAAAAAGAATCAGTAAAATTTGCTGAGGACAATCTGCCAAAATTCGGGTATTCAGAAAAGGATATTTCTAAAATTTCCAAATTAATTCTTGCAACTGAAATTACCACTCAGCCAACAACTAAATTAGAAAAAATTATATGTGATGCTGACCTATACTATCTTGGCAGAAGTGATTTTTCTGAAATTAGCAATAATCTTTTTAAAGAATGGAAAGCATATAACTTTGTTGATACTCAAAAGGAATGGTACAAATTACAAATTGTTTTTTTCAATAATCACTTCTATCATATTCCTTCTGTTAACAAACTGCATGAAATTCAAAAACAGGCAAACTTTTTAAAAATAGAAAATTATTATAATACGATTAAGTAG